The following nucleotide sequence is from Aspergillus nidulans FGSC A4 chromosome I.
AGTTTGATCGTTTTTCAACGGAGCAAAGCAGATCGTACAGTCACCCTTTACTGGTCTCCTAGAAACCTTTTTATCGGGGCTGGGTGATTCATTCGACCGACGAGCTTCCCATATCGATGTATGGTACGTTTCTTCGTCATCGATCCGACTTTCTGGCCAGTTCTCACTGTCGCTATTGAGATCCACCTCGTCAACCTGCACCGTAGCCTGCGCCGTAGCCTGCGCCTGTGAATGCAAATCCATGTCCCTAAGGTAGCTCGCAGCTCCTTGCGAATGCCACGAAACAGAAAGCAAGGACCTCAACTCCAGGAAAAACTGATGCACCTCCTCGACTATCGTCAAGTTCCTTGGATAGCATCGTTTGTGGACGTCAGCACGCAAAGCAGCAATTCGGTTGTCGAATCCCGCATATGGAAGCGGTAATCTTGAAGGGAAGTAATCGTGGAATAGTAGGCATATCGCGTCTCTGTCTGAGTCTGAGATTGGCTGTTGTGTTTGCGTTTGCAGTCGGGTTgggttgttgctgctggagtCGGGGCGTTCTTGGGATGCAAGGGCGTGAAGGAGAATATTGCT
It contains:
- a CDS encoding uncharacterized protein (transcript_id=CADANIAT00007428); this translates as MATSDQEYFWTSNILLHALASQERPDSSSNNPTRLQTQTQQPISDSDRDAICLLFHDYFPSRLPLPYAGFDNRIAALRADVHKRCYPRNLTIVEEVHQFFLELRSLLSVSWHSQGAASYLRDMDLHSQAQATAQATVQVDEVDLNSDSENWPESRIDDEETYHTSIWEARRSNESPSPDKKVSRRPVKGDCTICFAPLKNDQTSPPLKEHQSEPKDVAFVNNEPGSRGPDPDIYEDHGDEGNNQYGDSSDEDEGDDDGNDSSSLVWCRDFCGTNYHSQCFAQWIPQFKKRQDVSCPTCRRRWKYWGGRNY